A genomic segment from Chanos chanos chromosome 2, fChaCha1.1, whole genome shotgun sequence encodes:
- the pias1b gene encoding E3 SUMO-protein ligase PIAS1 isoform X1, translated as MAESAELKQMVMSLRVSELQVLLGYAGRNKHGRKHELLSKALLLLKAGCSPAVQMKIKELYRRRFPTKMVSSADLTLPGVHSTSGGGPGGLPAGLTQLGFDGHGTPSPLLPVSLLGPKHELGLPHLSSALHPVHPDVKLQRLPFYDVLDELIKPTSLASDNNQRFQETCFAFALTPQQVQQISSSMDISGTKCDFSVQVQLRFCLSETSCPQEDHFPPNLCVKVNGKPCNLPGYLPPTKNGVEPKRPSRPINITSLVRLSTTVPNTIVVSWTSEIGRSYSMAVYLVRQQSSSVLLQRLRAKGIRNPDHSRALIKEKLTADPDSEIATTSLRVSLLCPLGKMRLMVPCRALTCSHLQCFDATLYIQMNEKKPTWVCPVCDKKAPYEHLIIDGLFMEILSSCVDCDEIQFKEDGNWAPMRSKKVVQEVSASSNGLDGSCRPVSSEHRNSSSQSGGGSNSKKVEIIDLTLDSSSEDENDEQPPAKRSCPSLSPTSPPVSKGSVLNLHHQGSPVTRAPSMPAVDTSYIPPPPPLIQDYRTHYYHTPNDLTDLGYFPFLQGDNQHFNMVMAAAAAASASATTSEEHELLLNRFMPYGTSQLFLDQSGTPVSSVLAPANSSGGSSSGSSSSLVSSSSLRDSHAHVSASRSSADAAASVIYGSIPDVISLD; from the exons ATGGCGGAGAGTGCGGAACTGAAG CAAATGGTGATGAGCCTTCGTGTCTCGGAGCTTCAAGTACTCCTGGGATACGCGGGACGCAACAAACACGGACGTAAACACGAACTGTTGAGCAAAGCACTCCTCCTGCTGAAGGCCGGCTGCAGCCCTGCCGTCCAGATGAAGATCAAAGAACTCTACCGTCGCCGCTTCCCCACCAAAATGGTGTCCTCGGCGGACCTCACCCTGCCCGGGGTACACTCCACATCCGGCGGGGGTCCAGGTGGCCTCCCGGCCGGTCTGACCCAGCTGGGCTTCGACGGGCACGGCACCCCTTCGCCCCTGCTGCCCGTCTCCCTGCTCGGACCGAAACACGAACTGGGACTGCCACACCTGTCCAGCGCCCTGCACCCTGTCCATCCCGACGTCAAGCTCCAGCGGCTGCCCTTCTACGACGTACTGGACGAGCTCATCAAGCCCACCAGTCTGG cttcaGACAACAATCAGAGGTTTCAGGAGACTTGTTTTGCATTTGCACTGACACCTCAGCAAGTACAACAGATCAGCAGCTCAAT GGACATCTCTGGGACCAAGTGTGACTTTTCAGTGCAGGTTCAGCTAAG GTTCTGTTTATCAGAGACCAGCTGTCCTCAGGAAGACCATTTCCCACCCAacctgtgtgtgaaagtgaacGGGAAGCCCTGCAACCTGCCG GGCTACCTTCCTCCAACCAAAAACGGAGTGGAGCCAAAGCGTCCAAGCAGACCTATCAACATTACCTCTCTGGTCAGGTTATCCACCACAGTTCCCAACACCATCGTGGTGTCGTGGACGTCGGAAATCGGACGG agtTACTCTATGGCAGTGTACCTGGTGCGACAGCAGTCGTCGTCAGTGCTACTGCAGAGGCTGCGAGCCAAAGGCATCAGGAATCCAGACCACTCCAGGGCTCTCA TCAAAGAGAAGCTAACAGCTGACCCAGACAGCGAGATTGCCACCACCAGTCTGCGTGTGTCCCTGCTCTGcccg CTGGGTAAGATGCGGCTGATGGTTCCGTGCAGAGCGCTGACCTGTTCACACCTGCAGTGCTTTGATGCTACACTCTATatccaaatgaatgaaaagaagcCCACCTGGGTGTGTCCCGTCTGTGACAAAAAGGCCCCTTACGAGCACCTCATCATTGACGG GTTGTTTATGGAGATTCTGAGCAGCTGTGTGGACTGTGATGAAATCCAGTTTAAAGAGGATGGCAACTGGGCACCTATGAGGTCTAAGAAGGTGGTACAAGAGGTCTCTGCCTCTTCAAATGGACTAGACG GGTCCTGTCGGCCAGTCTCGTCTGAGCACAGAAACAGCTCGTCTCAGTCGGGCGGCGGCAGTAACAGTAAGAAGGTGGAGATCATCGACCTGACGTTGGACAGCTCCTCAGAGGATGAGAACGACGAGCAGCCGCCCGCCAAGAGAAgctgtccgtctctctccccGACCTCTCCACCCGTCAGCAAAGG CAGCGTGTTGAATCTGCACCATCAGGGTTCTCCGGTGACACGTGCCCCCAGCATGCCTGCTGTAGACACCAGCTACatccccccgcccccacccctcATCCAGGATTACCGAACCCACTATTACCACACGCCAAACGACCTGACAG ATTTGGGTTACTTCCCATTTTTACAAGGAGACAATCAG CATTTTAACATGGTCATGGCTGCGGCCGCCGCCGCATCAGCCTCCGCGACCACATCAGAAGAGCACGAGCTCCTGCTCAACCGCTTCATGCCGTACGGCACCTCCCAGCTGTTCCTGGATCAGTCGGGGACCCCAGTGAGCAGTGTGCTGGCCCCAGCCAACAGCAGCGGAGGGAGCAGCAGCGGGAGCAGTAGCAGCCTGGTCTCCTCCAGCAGCCTGAGGGACAGCCACGCCCACGTCAGCGCCTCGCGATCCAGCGCAGACGCCGCTGCCTCTGTCATATACGGCTCCATACCTGACGTCATATCCCTGGACTGA
- the pias1b gene encoding E3 SUMO-protein ligase PIAS1 isoform X3, which yields MAESAELKQMVMSLRVSELQVLLGYAGRNKHGRKHELLSKALLLLKAGCSPAVQMKIKELYRRRFPTKMVSSADLTLPGVHSTSGGGPGGLPAGLTQLGFDGHGTPSPLLPVSLLGPKHELGLPHLSSALHPVHPDVKLQRLPFYDVLDELIKPTSLASDNNQRFQETCFAFALTPQQVQQISSSMDISGTKCDFSVQVQLRFCLSETSCPQEDHFPPNLCVKVNGKPCNLPGYLPPTKNGVEPKRPSRPINITSLVRLSTTVPNTIVVSWTSEIGRSYSMAVYLVRQQSSSVLLQRLRAKGIRNPDHSRALIKEKLTADPDSEIATTSLRVSLLCPLGKMRLMVPCRALTCSHLQCFDATLYIQMNEKKPTWVCPVCDKKAPYEHLIIDGLFMEILSSCVDCDEIQFKEDGNWAPMRSKKVVQEVSASSNGLDVSSEHRNSSSQSGGGSNSKKVEIIDLTLDSSSEDENDEQPPAKRSCPSLSPTSPPVSKGVLNLHHQGSPVTRAPSMPAVDTSYIPPPPPLIQDYRTHYYHTPNDLTDLGYFPFLQGDNQHFNMVMAAAAAASASATTSEEHELLLNRFMPYGTSQLFLDQSGTPVSSVLAPANSSGGSSSGSSSSLVSSSSLRDSHAHVSASRSSADAAASVIYGSIPDVISLD from the exons ATGGCGGAGAGTGCGGAACTGAAG CAAATGGTGATGAGCCTTCGTGTCTCGGAGCTTCAAGTACTCCTGGGATACGCGGGACGCAACAAACACGGACGTAAACACGAACTGTTGAGCAAAGCACTCCTCCTGCTGAAGGCCGGCTGCAGCCCTGCCGTCCAGATGAAGATCAAAGAACTCTACCGTCGCCGCTTCCCCACCAAAATGGTGTCCTCGGCGGACCTCACCCTGCCCGGGGTACACTCCACATCCGGCGGGGGTCCAGGTGGCCTCCCGGCCGGTCTGACCCAGCTGGGCTTCGACGGGCACGGCACCCCTTCGCCCCTGCTGCCCGTCTCCCTGCTCGGACCGAAACACGAACTGGGACTGCCACACCTGTCCAGCGCCCTGCACCCTGTCCATCCCGACGTCAAGCTCCAGCGGCTGCCCTTCTACGACGTACTGGACGAGCTCATCAAGCCCACCAGTCTGG cttcaGACAACAATCAGAGGTTTCAGGAGACTTGTTTTGCATTTGCACTGACACCTCAGCAAGTACAACAGATCAGCAGCTCAAT GGACATCTCTGGGACCAAGTGTGACTTTTCAGTGCAGGTTCAGCTAAG GTTCTGTTTATCAGAGACCAGCTGTCCTCAGGAAGACCATTTCCCACCCAacctgtgtgtgaaagtgaacGGGAAGCCCTGCAACCTGCCG GGCTACCTTCCTCCAACCAAAAACGGAGTGGAGCCAAAGCGTCCAAGCAGACCTATCAACATTACCTCTCTGGTCAGGTTATCCACCACAGTTCCCAACACCATCGTGGTGTCGTGGACGTCGGAAATCGGACGG agtTACTCTATGGCAGTGTACCTGGTGCGACAGCAGTCGTCGTCAGTGCTACTGCAGAGGCTGCGAGCCAAAGGCATCAGGAATCCAGACCACTCCAGGGCTCTCA TCAAAGAGAAGCTAACAGCTGACCCAGACAGCGAGATTGCCACCACCAGTCTGCGTGTGTCCCTGCTCTGcccg CTGGGTAAGATGCGGCTGATGGTTCCGTGCAGAGCGCTGACCTGTTCACACCTGCAGTGCTTTGATGCTACACTCTATatccaaatgaatgaaaagaagcCCACCTGGGTGTGTCCCGTCTGTGACAAAAAGGCCCCTTACGAGCACCTCATCATTGACGG GTTGTTTATGGAGATTCTGAGCAGCTGTGTGGACTGTGATGAAATCCAGTTTAAAGAGGATGGCAACTGGGCACCTATGAGGTCTAAGAAGGTGGTACAAGAGGTCTCTGCCTCTTCAAATGGACTAGACG TCTCGTCTGAGCACAGAAACAGCTCGTCTCAGTCGGGCGGCGGCAGTAACAGTAAGAAGGTGGAGATCATCGACCTGACGTTGGACAGCTCCTCAGAGGATGAGAACGACGAGCAGCCGCCCGCCAAGAGAAgctgtccgtctctctccccGACCTCTCCACCCGTCAGCAAAGG CGTGTTGAATCTGCACCATCAGGGTTCTCCGGTGACACGTGCCCCCAGCATGCCTGCTGTAGACACCAGCTACatccccccgcccccacccctcATCCAGGATTACCGAACCCACTATTACCACACGCCAAACGACCTGACAG ATTTGGGTTACTTCCCATTTTTACAAGGAGACAATCAG CATTTTAACATGGTCATGGCTGCGGCCGCCGCCGCATCAGCCTCCGCGACCACATCAGAAGAGCACGAGCTCCTGCTCAACCGCTTCATGCCGTACGGCACCTCCCAGCTGTTCCTGGATCAGTCGGGGACCCCAGTGAGCAGTGTGCTGGCCCCAGCCAACAGCAGCGGAGGGAGCAGCAGCGGGAGCAGTAGCAGCCTGGTCTCCTCCAGCAGCCTGAGGGACAGCCACGCCCACGTCAGCGCCTCGCGATCCAGCGCAGACGCCGCTGCCTCTGTCATATACGGCTCCATACCTGACGTCATATCCCTGGACTGA
- the pias1b gene encoding E3 SUMO-protein ligase PIAS1 isoform X2 — MAESAELKQMVMSLRVSELQVLLGYAGRNKHGRKHELLSKALLLLKAGCSPAVQMKIKELYRRRFPTKMVSSADLTLPGVHSTSGGGPGGLPAGLTQLGFDGHGTPSPLLPVSLLGPKHELGLPHLSSALHPVHPDVKLQRLPFYDVLDELIKPTSLASDNNQRFQETCFAFALTPQQVQQISSSMDISGTKCDFSVQVQLRFCLSETSCPQEDHFPPNLCVKVNGKPCNLPGYLPPTKNGVEPKRPSRPINITSLVRLSTTVPNTIVVSWTSEIGRSYSMAVYLVRQQSSSVLLQRLRAKGIRNPDHSRALIKEKLTADPDSEIATTSLRVSLLCPLGKMRLMVPCRALTCSHLQCFDATLYIQMNEKKPTWVCPVCDKKAPYEHLIIDGLFMEILSSCVDCDEIQFKEDGNWAPMRSKKVVQEVSASSNGLDGSCRPVSSEHRNSSSQSGGGSNSKKVEIIDLTLDSSSEDENDEQPPAKRSCPSLSPTSPPVSKGVLNLHHQGSPVTRAPSMPAVDTSYIPPPPPLIQDYRTHYYHTPNDLTDLGYFPFLQGDNQHFNMVMAAAAAASASATTSEEHELLLNRFMPYGTSQLFLDQSGTPVSSVLAPANSSGGSSSGSSSSLVSSSSLRDSHAHVSASRSSADAAASVIYGSIPDVISLD; from the exons ATGGCGGAGAGTGCGGAACTGAAG CAAATGGTGATGAGCCTTCGTGTCTCGGAGCTTCAAGTACTCCTGGGATACGCGGGACGCAACAAACACGGACGTAAACACGAACTGTTGAGCAAAGCACTCCTCCTGCTGAAGGCCGGCTGCAGCCCTGCCGTCCAGATGAAGATCAAAGAACTCTACCGTCGCCGCTTCCCCACCAAAATGGTGTCCTCGGCGGACCTCACCCTGCCCGGGGTACACTCCACATCCGGCGGGGGTCCAGGTGGCCTCCCGGCCGGTCTGACCCAGCTGGGCTTCGACGGGCACGGCACCCCTTCGCCCCTGCTGCCCGTCTCCCTGCTCGGACCGAAACACGAACTGGGACTGCCACACCTGTCCAGCGCCCTGCACCCTGTCCATCCCGACGTCAAGCTCCAGCGGCTGCCCTTCTACGACGTACTGGACGAGCTCATCAAGCCCACCAGTCTGG cttcaGACAACAATCAGAGGTTTCAGGAGACTTGTTTTGCATTTGCACTGACACCTCAGCAAGTACAACAGATCAGCAGCTCAAT GGACATCTCTGGGACCAAGTGTGACTTTTCAGTGCAGGTTCAGCTAAG GTTCTGTTTATCAGAGACCAGCTGTCCTCAGGAAGACCATTTCCCACCCAacctgtgtgtgaaagtgaacGGGAAGCCCTGCAACCTGCCG GGCTACCTTCCTCCAACCAAAAACGGAGTGGAGCCAAAGCGTCCAAGCAGACCTATCAACATTACCTCTCTGGTCAGGTTATCCACCACAGTTCCCAACACCATCGTGGTGTCGTGGACGTCGGAAATCGGACGG agtTACTCTATGGCAGTGTACCTGGTGCGACAGCAGTCGTCGTCAGTGCTACTGCAGAGGCTGCGAGCCAAAGGCATCAGGAATCCAGACCACTCCAGGGCTCTCA TCAAAGAGAAGCTAACAGCTGACCCAGACAGCGAGATTGCCACCACCAGTCTGCGTGTGTCCCTGCTCTGcccg CTGGGTAAGATGCGGCTGATGGTTCCGTGCAGAGCGCTGACCTGTTCACACCTGCAGTGCTTTGATGCTACACTCTATatccaaatgaatgaaaagaagcCCACCTGGGTGTGTCCCGTCTGTGACAAAAAGGCCCCTTACGAGCACCTCATCATTGACGG GTTGTTTATGGAGATTCTGAGCAGCTGTGTGGACTGTGATGAAATCCAGTTTAAAGAGGATGGCAACTGGGCACCTATGAGGTCTAAGAAGGTGGTACAAGAGGTCTCTGCCTCTTCAAATGGACTAGACG GGTCCTGTCGGCCAGTCTCGTCTGAGCACAGAAACAGCTCGTCTCAGTCGGGCGGCGGCAGTAACAGTAAGAAGGTGGAGATCATCGACCTGACGTTGGACAGCTCCTCAGAGGATGAGAACGACGAGCAGCCGCCCGCCAAGAGAAgctgtccgtctctctccccGACCTCTCCACCCGTCAGCAAAGG CGTGTTGAATCTGCACCATCAGGGTTCTCCGGTGACACGTGCCCCCAGCATGCCTGCTGTAGACACCAGCTACatccccccgcccccacccctcATCCAGGATTACCGAACCCACTATTACCACACGCCAAACGACCTGACAG ATTTGGGTTACTTCCCATTTTTACAAGGAGACAATCAG CATTTTAACATGGTCATGGCTGCGGCCGCCGCCGCATCAGCCTCCGCGACCACATCAGAAGAGCACGAGCTCCTGCTCAACCGCTTCATGCCGTACGGCACCTCCCAGCTGTTCCTGGATCAGTCGGGGACCCCAGTGAGCAGTGTGCTGGCCCCAGCCAACAGCAGCGGAGGGAGCAGCAGCGGGAGCAGTAGCAGCCTGGTCTCCTCCAGCAGCCTGAGGGACAGCCACGCCCACGTCAGCGCCTCGCGATCCAGCGCAGACGCCGCTGCCTCTGTCATATACGGCTCCATACCTGACGTCATATCCCTGGACTGA